Proteins from a genomic interval of Deinococcus radiopugnans ATCC 19172:
- the purC gene encoding phosphoribosylaminoimidazolesuccinocarboxamide synthase, with amino-acid sequence MTTGELKYEGKAKRVYASSNPAEYTVQYKDEATAFNAQKRGEWAGKGATNNAITAHLYPLLEAAGIPTHFIEKLSETEQRVKAVTIIPVEVIVRNVAAGSFAKKLGLEEGTALSRPVVEYCYKSDALGDPLINTDTAIALDWATEPELTRVRELALKVRDFLTPFFLERGVKLIDFKLEFGRLPDGTVILADEISPDTCRFWDAQSGEKMDKDRFRRDLGGVEDAYAEMLRRVTQEV; translated from the coding sequence ATGACCACAGGTGAGCTGAAGTACGAGGGCAAGGCCAAGCGCGTGTACGCCTCCTCCAATCCCGCCGAGTACACCGTGCAGTACAAGGACGAGGCCACCGCCTTCAACGCCCAGAAACGTGGCGAGTGGGCGGGCAAGGGGGCCACCAACAACGCCATCACCGCCCACCTGTACCCCCTGCTGGAGGCGGCGGGCATTCCCACCCATTTTATCGAGAAACTGTCCGAGACCGAGCAGCGCGTGAAGGCCGTGACCATCATTCCAGTGGAAGTGATCGTGCGGAACGTCGCTGCAGGCAGCTTTGCCAAGAAGCTGGGGCTGGAGGAAGGCACGGCCCTGTCCCGGCCCGTCGTCGAGTACTGCTACAAATCCGACGCGCTGGGCGATCCGCTGATCAACACCGATACGGCCATCGCCCTGGACTGGGCCACCGAACCCGAACTGACGCGCGTGCGCGAGCTGGCGCTGAAAGTGCGCGACTTCCTGACCCCGTTTTTTCTGGAACGCGGTGTGAAGCTCATAGATTTCAAGCTGGAGTTCGGCCGGCTGCCCGACGGCACGGTGATCCTGGCCGACGAGATCAGCCCCGACACCTGCCGCTTCTGGGATGCCCAGAGCGGCGAGAAGATGGACAAAGACCGCTTCCGGCGCGATCTAGGCGGCGTGGAAGATGCATATGCCGAGATGCTGCGGCGCGTGACGCAGGAGGTTTAA
- a CDS encoding enoyl-ACP reductase FabI has translation MSVQIDLKDKTALVMGVANGRSLGWAIAEQLLLAGCRVGFSYQGERLKGELDKLLSGQEGVWTQQADATSEADLTALFARVKEEFGSLDYLVHAIAYAPRTAMEGRFLDTTPEDWNTSLQVSAYSLVAVCRHAEPLFREGSSVVSLTYHASQQVVPKYNVMGVAKAALEAATRYLAADFGSREIRINTISAGPMRTIAARSIPGFGGLYDKGARNAAFGRNATSQEVGKLALFLLCDLGSGVTGQTVYVDAGLSIMTVKED, from the coding sequence ATGAGCGTGCAAATTGACCTGAAAGACAAGACGGCCCTGGTGATGGGCGTGGCGAACGGGCGCAGCCTGGGCTGGGCGATTGCCGAGCAACTGCTCTTGGCAGGCTGCCGGGTGGGCTTTTCCTACCAGGGCGAGCGCCTGAAGGGCGAACTGGACAAGCTGCTCTCGGGCCAGGAAGGCGTGTGGACCCAGCAGGCCGACGCCACCTCCGAAGCCGACCTGACGGCCCTGTTCGCCCGCGTGAAAGAGGAATTCGGCAGCCTGGACTATCTGGTCCACGCCATCGCCTACGCGCCGCGCACCGCGATGGAAGGCCGCTTTCTGGACACCACGCCGGAAGACTGGAACACCTCCTTGCAGGTCAGTGCGTACTCGCTGGTGGCGGTGTGCCGCCACGCCGAGCCGCTGTTCCGCGAGGGCAGCAGCGTGGTCAGCCTGACCTACCACGCCTCGCAGCAGGTGGTGCCCAAGTACAACGTGATGGGCGTGGCCAAAGCGGCGCTGGAGGCCGCCACCCGCTACCTGGCCGCCGACTTCGGCTCGCGCGAGATCCGCATCAACACCATCAGCGCCGGGCCGATGCGGACCATTGCCGCCCGCAGCATCCCCGGGTTCGGCGGGCTGTACGACAAGGGCGCACGCAACGCCGCCTTCGGGCGCAACGCGACCTCGCAGGAGGTGGGCAAACTGGCGCTGTTCCTGCTGTGCGATCTGGGCAGCGGCGTGACCGGGCAGACGGTGTACGTGGACGCGGGCCTGAGCATCATGACGGTCAAGGAGGACTGA
- a CDS encoding DinB family protein, giving the protein MMGLQEFLADNYRTELAAFRAVLAGIPEDAFGVDRLGHSPAWHALHIADWLRLTVLGDRTANYHYLGWEDKAWAQAMKTDAAPVREDASKADILARLEMVGAQAVAYLQNASDADMEGMTFSPSAPGGERPRLAAVGLHLRHVAYHRGQVVLGQKA; this is encoded by the coding sequence ATGATGGGTCTTCAGGAGTTCCTGGCCGACAACTACCGCACCGAACTCGCCGCCTTCCGCGCGGTGCTGGCCGGCATCCCGGAAGACGCGTTTGGCGTTGATCGCCTGGGCCACAGCCCCGCGTGGCACGCGCTGCACATTGCCGACTGGCTGCGGCTGACGGTGCTGGGTGACCGGACGGCCAACTACCACTACCTGGGCTGGGAGGACAAGGCCTGGGCGCAGGCCATGAAAACGGACGCTGCCCCTGTGCGGGAGGACGCCTCCAAAGCCGACATTCTGGCGCGGCTGGAGATGGTGGGGGCGCAAGCTGTGGCTTACCTGCAAAACGCCAGCGACGCCGATATGGAGGGCATGACCTTTTCGCCCAGCGCCCCAGGCGGCGAACGCCCGCGCCTGGCTGCCGTGGGACTGCACCTGCGGCATGTGGCCTATCACCGGGGCCAAGTGGTGCTGGGGCAGAAGGCTTGA
- a CDS encoding DR2241 family protein yields MRSLVLIGHGSHLNGESASAVYRYAEMIRARGLYDEVVEGYWKEEPSLRQVLKTVASTDVTVIPMFISEGYFTETVIPREMGLGHQGPVPPEGVARVLGGRTVRYTLPYGVHPSMSEVILARAHEALPDASPEDTALIVLGHGTTRNENSNKIVYQNAEVLRQAGQFAEVHALFLDEDPKVGTWPDVVKAPRVVVVPFFASEGWHTLETIPEDMGLEGAVTTFADNPHGEQTVYYAKPVGTHSAVADVILHLAEEAAGASSSDGDTERAHDAAWATFMDRAREGLRFGEVMVFPESGMFELRHALDEGRPGHELHTLVTPEGVRDQTRRDEGGHHRPVHTLRNMPRGWRAVLNEADLVRAVQYLYPAVIEETYAHSCHTLRPTPWVTTARRQTGIYARVQKATPAQVEEVAADVCGGCLRTRLWAGDKLPQTFFGGVPGAIPCAEACTFLVAEVREEVAGKRGGGGGHIH; encoded by the coding sequence ATGCGCTCCCTGGTTCTGATCGGTCACGGCTCCCACCTGAACGGCGAGTCGGCCTCGGCGGTGTACCGCTACGCCGAGATGATTCGCGCCCGCGGCCTGTACGACGAGGTCGTCGAGGGGTATTGGAAAGAGGAGCCCTCGCTGCGGCAGGTGCTGAAAACGGTGGCCAGCACGGACGTCACCGTGATTCCCATGTTCATCTCGGAGGGGTATTTCACCGAGACGGTGATCCCCCGTGAGATGGGACTGGGTCACCAGGGGCCGGTGCCGCCCGAGGGCGTGGCCCGCGTGCTGGGTGGGCGCACCGTGCGCTACACCCTGCCTTACGGCGTGCATCCCAGCATGAGCGAAGTGATTCTGGCCCGCGCCCACGAGGCCCTGCCCGACGCCAGTCCCGAAGACACCGCCCTGATCGTGCTGGGCCACGGCACCACCCGCAACGAGAACAGCAACAAGATCGTGTACCAGAACGCCGAGGTGCTGAGGCAGGCCGGACAATTTGCCGAGGTCCACGCCCTGTTTCTGGACGAAGATCCCAAGGTGGGAACGTGGCCCGACGTGGTCAAGGCTCCGCGCGTCGTGGTCGTGCCGTTCTTCGCCTCTGAAGGCTGGCACACGCTGGAAACCATTCCCGAGGACATGGGGCTGGAAGGGGCGGTCACGACGTTCGCGGACAATCCGCACGGCGAGCAGACGGTGTATTACGCCAAGCCGGTGGGCACCCACAGCGCGGTGGCCGACGTGATCCTGCATCTGGCCGAGGAAGCGGCGGGGGCCAGCAGCAGCGACGGCGACACCGAACGCGCCCACGACGCCGCCTGGGCCACCTTCATGGACCGCGCCCGCGAGGGCCTGCGCTTTGGCGAGGTCATGGTGTTTCCCGAAAGCGGCATGTTCGAGCTGCGTCACGCGCTGGACGAGGGGCGGCCCGGCCACGAACTGCACACGCTGGTGACCCCTGAAGGCGTGCGCGATCAGACCCGCCGCGATGAGGGCGGCCATCACCGCCCGGTGCATACCCTGCGAAACATGCCGCGCGGCTGGCGGGCGGTGCTGAATGAGGCGGATCTGGTGCGCGCCGTGCAGTACCTGTACCCCGCCGTGATCGAGGAAACCTACGCCCACAGCTGCCACACGCTGCGCCCCACCCCCTGGGTGACCACCGCCCGCCGCCAGACCGGCATCTACGCCCGCGTCCAGAAGGCCACGCCCGCGCAGGTGGAGGAGGTGGCGGCGGATGTGTGCGGCGGCTGCCTGCGGACCCGTCTGTGGGCCGGGGACAAATTGCCGCAGACCTTTTTCGGCGGCGTGCCCGGCGCGATTCCCTGCGCCGAGGCCTGCACTTTCCTGGTGGCCGAGGTCCGCGAGGAAGTGGCGGGCAAGCGCGGCGGGGGCGGCGGACACATCCACTGA
- the guaB gene encoding IMP dehydrogenase has product MSAPTAAPAAPSFAAEEQQDRFAYKFGQEGITFDDVLLQPRHSTVLPHEVDVSAQLTRRVRLNIPFVSAAMDTVTETGMAVAMAREGGIGVIHKNMDIDAQAEMVRKVKRSESGMIVDPITLPPQATVGEADRMMGEYRISGVPITDPAGKLLGIITNRDMRFIDDLSTPVQDVMTRENLVTVPVGTTLEQAQAIFKRHRIEKLLVVDDQNMLRGLITIKDLTKRVKYPNAAKDELGRLRVAAAIGVSADLMDRSAALVAAGADVLVLDSAHGHSQGILNALSRVKDAFDVDVIAGNVATRAGARDLILAGADAVKVGIGPGSICTTRVVTGVGVPQITAIFEASAAAMEAGIPVIADGGIKQTGDVPKAIAAGAGVVMMGSMLAGTDEAPGETILRDGRRYKSYRGMGSLGAMDQGSSDRYFQSGSRKFVPEGIEGIIAYRGTAGEVIYQFVGGLKSSMGYCGAPDLQALRDTARFVRITGASLIESHPHGVTITKEAPNYGGR; this is encoded by the coding sequence ATGAGTGCGCCTACTGCTGCCCCGGCTGCCCCGTCGTTCGCCGCCGAAGAACAACAGGACCGTTTCGCCTACAAGTTCGGTCAGGAAGGCATCACCTTCGATGACGTGCTGCTTCAGCCGCGTCATTCCACCGTGCTGCCGCACGAGGTGGACGTGTCGGCCCAGCTGACCCGCCGGGTGCGGCTGAACATCCCCTTCGTCAGCGCGGCGATGGACACCGTGACCGAGACCGGTATGGCGGTGGCGATGGCCCGCGAGGGCGGCATCGGCGTGATCCACAAGAACATGGACATCGACGCGCAGGCCGAGATGGTCCGCAAGGTCAAACGCAGCGAGAGCGGCATGATCGTCGATCCCATCACGCTGCCGCCCCAGGCCACGGTGGGCGAGGCGGACCGGATGATGGGCGAGTACCGCATCAGCGGCGTGCCCATCACCGATCCGGCGGGGAAACTGCTGGGCATCATCACCAACCGCGACATGCGCTTTATCGATGACCTCTCCACCCCGGTGCAGGACGTGATGACCCGCGAGAATCTGGTGACCGTGCCGGTGGGCACGACGCTGGAGCAGGCGCAGGCCATCTTCAAGCGCCACCGCATCGAGAAACTGCTGGTGGTGGACGATCAGAACATGCTGCGCGGATTGATCACCATCAAGGACCTGACCAAGCGCGTCAAGTATCCCAACGCCGCCAAGGACGAGCTGGGCCGCTTGCGCGTCGCGGCGGCCATCGGGGTCAGCGCGGACCTGATGGACCGCAGTGCGGCGCTGGTGGCTGCCGGGGCAGACGTGCTGGTGCTGGACAGCGCCCACGGTCACAGCCAGGGCATCCTGAACGCGCTGTCACGGGTCAAGGACGCCTTCGACGTGGACGTGATCGCGGGCAACGTCGCCACCCGCGCTGGAGCCAGGGACCTGATTCTGGCGGGGGCCGACGCGGTGAAGGTGGGCATCGGCCCCGGCTCGATCTGCACCACCCGCGTCGTGACCGGCGTCGGCGTGCCGCAGATCACCGCCATCTTCGAGGCCAGCGCCGCCGCGATGGAGGCCGGGATTCCGGTGATCGCCGACGGCGGCATCAAGCAGACCGGCGACGTGCCCAAGGCGATTGCGGCGGGCGCGGGCGTGGTCATGATGGGCAGCATGCTGGCCGGCACCGACGAGGCCCCCGGCGAGACCATCCTGCGCGATGGGCGGCGCTACAAGAGCTACCGGGGCATGGGCAGCCTGGGCGCCATGGACCAGGGCAGCAGTGACCGCTACTTCCAGAGCGGCAGCCGCAAGTTTGTTCCCGAAGGCATCGAGGGCATCATCGCCTACCGGGGCACGGCGGGCGAGGTGATCTATCAGTTCGTCGGCGGCCTCAAGAGCAGCATGGGCTACTGCGGCGCGCCGGACCTGCAAGCGCTGCGAGACACGGCCCGGTTCGTGCGGATCACCGGGGCCAGCCTGATCGAGAGCCACCCGCACGGCGTCACCATCACCAAGGAAGCGCCGAACTATGGGGGACGCTAA
- a CDS encoding cupin domain-containing protein, whose protein sequence is MSVPQTVNLPDKFGQFTEQWQPKIVAELNGQQVKIARIAGEFEWHAHEQEDELFMVVRGVLRLKFRDGEAVLNEGELIVVPRGVEHLPVAETEEVWIMMFEPASTLNTGNVTSERTVAELQRL, encoded by the coding sequence GTGAGCGTGCCGCAGACCGTGAATCTGCCCGATAAATTCGGCCAGTTCACCGAACAGTGGCAACCGAAGATCGTGGCCGAATTGAACGGTCAGCAGGTCAAGATTGCCCGGATTGCCGGGGAGTTCGAGTGGCACGCCCACGAGCAGGAGGACGAGCTGTTCATGGTGGTTCGGGGCGTGTTACGGCTGAAGTTCCGGGACGGCGAGGCCGTACTCAACGAGGGCGAACTGATCGTTGTGCCGCGCGGTGTGGAACACCTGCCCGTCGCGGAAACCGAGGAAGTCTGGATCATGATGTTCGAGCCTGCCAGCACCCTGAACACCGGCAATGTCACCAGCGAACGCACCGTGGCGGAGTTGCAAAGACTATGA
- the purS gene encoding phosphoribosylformylglycinamidine synthase subunit PurS, which produces MPHYQARVYVTLKPSILDPQGRTVERALSHLEHDNVSGVRVGKLIELRLSGERAEVEAQLRDITENVLSNPVMEDARWELEEVALEPA; this is translated from the coding sequence ATGCCCCACTATCAAGCCCGCGTTTACGTCACCCTCAAGCCCAGCATTCTCGATCCGCAGGGGCGCACCGTGGAACGCGCCCTGTCGCATCTGGAACACGACAATGTCAGCGGCGTGCGCGTGGGCAAGCTGATCGAGTTGCGCCTGAGCGGCGAACGTGCCGAAGTCGAGGCCCAGTTGCGCGACATCACCGAGAATGTCCTGAGCAATCCCGTCATGGAAGACGCCCGCTGGGAGCTGGAAGAAGTGGCGCTGGAGCCGGCGTGA
- a CDS encoding YqeG family HAD IIIA-type phosphatase encodes MSLLRPHDVIDNILDITPEFLARRGLRGLLLDLDNTLVPYGSYEEAAAAGMFHWARELRDSGIGLYLLSNATGRRAAFWLERLGFSGVGLAGKPHPRAYRRALAELGLPAHQVGMVGDQLFTDVLGGNLSGMHTILVRPMVSNSLPHTRLARQLERAVLRRYGHDWKT; translated from the coding sequence ATGAGCCTGCTGCGCCCCCACGACGTGATCGACAATATTCTGGACATCACTCCGGAGTTCCTGGCGCGGCGCGGTCTGCGCGGGCTGCTGCTGGACCTGGACAACACGCTGGTGCCCTACGGCAGCTACGAGGAGGCCGCCGCCGCCGGGATGTTCCACTGGGCGCGCGAACTGCGCGACTCAGGAATCGGCCTGTACCTGCTGAGCAACGCCACGGGCCGCCGCGCCGCGTTCTGGCTGGAGCGGCTGGGCTTTTCCGGCGTGGGGCTGGCGGGCAAGCCGCATCCCCGCGCGTACCGCCGGGCGCTGGCCGAGCTGGGCCTGCCCGCACATCAGGTGGGCATGGTGGGCGATCAGCTGTTCACCGACGTGCTGGGCGGCAACCTCAGCGGCATGCACACCATTCTGGTGCGGCCCATGGTCAGCAATTCGTTGCCGCACACGCGGCTGGCGCGGCAACTCGAACGCGCGGTCCTGCGGAGGTACGGGCATGACTGGAAAACCTGA
- a CDS encoding HIT family protein has protein sequence MGDAKPVLRALAAPLPAQLSRECISCTPPQHDPDTIFFTEGWKVVLHPSQCGLSNVLLATRRHVPRMADLTPAEWQEFQMVTAALEPALERAFGAALINMAYQRNWAYRVAEPDPPFKGGRPNPHVHWHLTPRYAQPVEFGGLIFDDPTFGEPFEWRTVDVPAQIRRAIIERLRAQLGVVLE, from the coding sequence ATGGGGGACGCTAAGCCAGTCCTTCGGGCGCTGGCCGCCCCGCTGCCCGCACAGCTGAGCCGCGAGTGCATCTCCTGCACACCGCCGCAGCATGACCCGGACACCATCTTCTTCACGGAGGGCTGGAAGGTGGTGCTGCACCCCTCGCAGTGTGGGCTGAGCAACGTGCTGCTGGCAACGCGCCGCCACGTTCCCCGCATGGCGGACCTGACCCCCGCCGAGTGGCAGGAGTTTCAGATGGTGACCGCCGCTCTGGAACCCGCGCTGGAACGGGCCTTCGGGGCGGCGCTGATCAACATGGCATACCAGCGCAACTGGGCCTACCGGGTGGCCGAGCCGGACCCGCCGTTCAAAGGCGGCCGGCCCAACCCGCACGTCCACTGGCACCTCACGCCGCGTTACGCGCAGCCGGTTGAGTTTGGCGGCCTGATCTTTGACGATCCCACCTTCGGAGAACCGTTCGAGTGGCGCACAGTGGATGTGCCTGCTCAGATACGCCGCGCCATCATCGAACGCCTGCGGGCACAGCTTGGCGTGGTGCTGGAATAA
- the pgeF gene encoding peptidoglycan editing factor PgeF, with protein MRADTEHPMLLNAPHLTAPHAFSTRAGGVSVGAYRGLNLDDREDDAPLVTENRRRLAAALGFDAAQVARLDQVHGTDVIVVTGPGLWSGDALVSATPGVLLAIGTADCYPLLLEDPAAGVIGAAHAGWKGTLGRIAEKTVQAMTELGARPGRIRAAVGPGICGERYGVGAEVAAQFMAAGLGDFVHQRGGQPHLDLAGANRAVLREAGLPDSNIWLSGRCSTEPEFYSYRRDAGKTGRMWAVIGLPAEASA; from the coding sequence ATGCGAGCCGATACTGAACACCCGATGCTCCTGAACGCGCCCCACCTGACCGCGCCGCACGCCTTTTCCACGCGTGCCGGCGGCGTGTCTGTCGGTGCTTACCGGGGCCTGAACCTCGACGACCGCGAGGACGACGCGCCCCTGGTGACCGAGAACCGCCGCCGTCTGGCCGCCGCCCTGGGCTTTGATGCGGCGCAGGTGGCCCGGCTGGATCAGGTGCATGGAACCGACGTGATCGTGGTGACTGGCCCCGGCCTCTGGTCCGGCGACGCGCTGGTGAGCGCCACCCCCGGCGTGCTGCTGGCCATCGGCACGGCGGACTGTTACCCGCTGCTGCTGGAAGACCCGGCGGCGGGCGTGATCGGCGCGGCCCACGCGGGCTGGAAGGGCACGCTGGGGCGGATCGCAGAGAAGACCGTTCAGGCGATGACCGAACTCGGCGCGCGGCCTGGGCGCATCCGCGCCGCCGTCGGTCCTGGCATCTGCGGCGAGCGTTACGGCGTCGGGGCCGAGGTGGCCGCGCAGTTTATGGCTGCCGGTCTGGGCGACTTCGTTCACCAGAGGGGCGGGCAGCCCCATCTCGATCTGGCGGGCGCGAACCGGGCCGTGCTGCGGGAGGCGGGCCTGCCGGACAGCAACATCTGGCTGTCGGGCCGCTGCTCCACCGAACCCGAGTTCTACTCGTACCGCCGCGACGCCGGCAAGACCGGGCGGATGTGGGCCGTAATCGGTCTGCCCGCAGAGGCGTCCGCATGA
- a CDS encoding class I SAM-dependent methyltransferase — translation MSHAWLFNELAAAGREHLDAEQVAAYDAKAQFDPAPDLALLKVLGLSRTSWLMDVGGGTGTFALQAAKECQQVILVDPSPAMMEAAARKAQAEGIQNLTLIEDGFLSFEVKPVDFIFCRNALHHLPDFWKVQALMRLRTALKPGGVLRLLDLVYSFSPAQTEERFAAWLGHAEKSTLGGYPCAELETHIREEHSTFTWLLEPMLERSGFQIEQATSSPSGIFAAYVCRAV, via the coding sequence ATGTCCCACGCTTGGCTTTTCAATGAGCTTGCCGCAGCTGGGCGAGAACATCTGGACGCGGAACAAGTGGCAGCCTATGACGCCAAGGCCCAGTTCGATCCCGCGCCAGACCTCGCGCTGCTGAAAGTTCTGGGCCTTTCCCGGACGTCATGGCTGATGGACGTGGGAGGCGGAACAGGCACCTTTGCCCTCCAGGCGGCAAAGGAATGTCAGCAGGTCATTCTGGTTGATCCGTCGCCCGCCATGATGGAGGCCGCCGCGCGAAAAGCACAGGCTGAGGGGATTCAGAACCTCACGCTAATCGAGGATGGATTTCTGAGTTTCGAGGTGAAGCCAGTGGATTTCATCTTTTGCCGCAACGCCCTCCATCATCTCCCCGACTTCTGGAAAGTCCAGGCCCTGATGAGGCTGCGAACCGCCCTGAAGCCGGGCGGCGTCTTGCGTCTGCTGGATCTCGTTTACTCATTCAGTCCGGCGCAAACGGAAGAACGCTTCGCCGCCTGGTTGGGCCATGCGGAAAAGTCCACCCTGGGCGGTTATCCCTGTGCAGAGCTGGAAACGCATATTCGGGAAGAACACAGCACCTTTACCTGGCTGCTGGAACCCATGCTGGAGCGCAGTGGATTTCAGATAGAGCAGGCCACCTCCAGCCCATCGGGCATTTTTGCCGCCTACGTTTGCCGCGCCGTCTAA
- the purQ gene encoding phosphoribosylformylglycinamidine synthase subunit PurQ encodes MKTAVIQFPGSNCDADALHAARLTLDSDAQFVWHTEAGLPNGTELVFVPGGFSYGDHLRSGAIAARSPIMAAVKAHAERGGFVLGVCNGFQVLTEAGLLPGALGRNRDLHFHCAPVHLRVENTATAFTSAYQKGQTIEIPIAHGEGNYYADAETVARLEGEGRVVFRYLDNPNGSLNDIAGIVNERGNVLGMMPHPERAVEALLGGEDGRGVFQSLQGALVK; translated from the coding sequence ATGAAAACGGCAGTGATTCAATTCCCCGGCTCCAACTGCGACGCCGACGCCCTGCACGCTGCCCGCCTGACCCTGGATTCGGACGCGCAGTTCGTGTGGCACACCGAAGCGGGGCTGCCAAATGGCACTGAACTGGTCTTCGTTCCCGGTGGCTTTTCCTACGGCGATCACCTGCGCAGCGGCGCGATTGCCGCCCGCAGCCCGATTATGGCAGCGGTGAAAGCACACGCCGAACGCGGCGGCTTCGTGCTGGGCGTGTGCAACGGCTTTCAGGTGCTGACCGAGGCGGGGCTGCTGCCCGGCGCGCTGGGCCGCAACCGTGACCTGCACTTTCACTGTGCGCCGGTGCATCTGCGCGTGGAGAACACCGCGACGGCGTTTACCTCGGCCTACCAGAAGGGCCAGACCATTGAAATCCCCATTGCGCACGGCGAGGGCAACTACTACGCCGATGCCGAAACCGTGGCGCGGCTGGAGGGCGAGGGCCGCGTGGTGTTCCGTTACCTGGACAACCCCAACGGCAGCCTCAACGACATCGCCGGAATCGTCAACGAGCGCGGCAACGTGCTGGGCATGATGCCCCACCCGGAGCGGGCCGTAGAGGCGCTATTGGGCGGCGAGGACGGGCGCGGCGTCTTTCAGAGCCTGCAAGGAGCGCTGGTCAAATGA